CGCTGGTCTAGAGTTCCATCCTGTATAACAGAGATTTCCCGTCTTAGCTTCCGCAAGCCAGACTCTTCGTCATTTAGCAGACCCCAAACTCGTTTCTTCCAGCGCGCTCTATTTGCAAGCTCGCTATCGAACTCACGCTCTATGGCGCTCTGATCCCTTTGTAGCGCTTGCAGCTCCTCGTTGCAACGTGCGCACCACGCTAACAGCCCCTCCCCTTTTTCGCTGCCCAAAATAACATGCACTCGTTCCAGAGCTCTGTTCGCTTGCTCCTGTTTATCCCAGGTTTTGTCCCATTGAATTGATAGGGAAATAAAACTTTCCGGGTCCAGATCGACAGAATAAAAATCCTCACAGTATTTCTGAATCGTGTTTTCAATATGAGCTTTTACGTTCTCACCTACGCGGCTAAGGCGAATCGCACTTTCGCTGTATTGTCTCCATGCTTTCTCAATTCGGCGCACTCTTTTTAGCCTTGCGTCGAGATCTCTAGCTCGTTTCCTTAGGCGTGCTGCGTGTTCCTCGACCTGCTTATCAGTCGCATTTATCGCTGCGCGTGACTTCACGGACAACCTAGGCTTTCCTTGCCAAGCCTCCCGTAATTCCTCTAGTCTCTGGTTCTCAAGATACTTGAGCCGCGCTATCCATTCGCTCGAAAGACGATCCTCGAGATCGACAATCTTTTCGTTTACTACTTTTAGCTCACTACGGGCCTGCTCTGCACGGTCGCGAAACGGCCGAACACTCTCCGAGACTAGCTCTCGAAAGTTATTAGCTTTCTGCCGCTTATCTTCTGGCAGGTGTCGAAAAACTACTTGCTCAAGTTCGCGCGAGAACCTCACCGGTCCTTCATCGCTGATCTCAGTGCAAATATTTTCTATATAACTTTGAGGGAGATACTCGACCTTCCTAGGTTTACTATGGTCAGTCTTTTCATCTAGGCCGATAGAAATAACCTCTCCAGAGGCCCAGGTTACTTCTGTTTCAAATTTCGAGGCAAGGTTTTGCGGTCGTTTGCAAAATCGATCCCGATTTAGAAAAGAAAACTCTTCCTCCGCGTGCGAGTTGCCAGCCAGAGCCGCACAGTCTAAAAGAGCGCTTTTGCCAGATCCCTTGTTACCAATGATAGCTACAAGGCCAGGGTTAACAGGGAGTTCGACATCAAACCATCCCGCATTTTCAGTGCTGGACTTCGGGCGAATAGCGATTTGATCAATGTAACGTGATGGGTTGCTTGCTAGGTCCTGAAGCTTGGGTGGCGTTGTACCGACGTACGAGCGAGCGGAAGGCTCATTGACACACTGACGAAGACCAGAAAATGTGAGCTCGCAGCACAGCCATGCGTCTCGTCCGAGAGGAAACTGGAAAAGATCCTCGGTCTTGTGAGAATCAGACGTAGGAATGCATAATTTGAGATCACGGAACTCTTCTCGGAATTGTTCTTTGCTTGGGGATTTTTCCCCAATTGCCCACCGGCGGGTGTTCTCATTGCTACTAAAAAGAAGGTGTGACGCTTGAAGAAGACGCTTCCGAGTAGAGTGCGCCTGCCCATGCCAGCTAAGTCTCGAAAGATCCTCGTCAGGTGGTACTGCGATTAGGTATCGTCCCGAAAAGATGCTGGGGCTTTGTTGGAGAGCGCTCTGGACGTCACTTAAAGCGACGCTTGCCTGTTGCATTCCAATTTTGAGGGCGTCTTCCTTCGAGAAGGTCTCATGTTGGCTTTGTAGTAATTCGCCGTACTGGGCCAACATTTTCTTTTTTAAGGGCCAGCGCTCGGTTGGTGACTCGGGACCTGTTTCTACGTCAAATTTTAGTTGGTTAAGGAAGCGGTCCTCGATGTCATCCTCACAAACTTCTTCAGAAAAAATGACATGCAGATTGATACGCCTGCCTTCAATTAACTGGTCTAGTCGAAGCTCAACGTTGGGCAGCAGCAGAAGCTCGCACCCGTAAACAATGTATTCTTCGGCGCAAATGTCTGCAAGCGGAGTAGGGTCGTTTTGAAGACGCTTCAGTTTCCTAAAGCCTTCAATCGTAAAGTAGTCGGTGACGCCAATTACAGAAACTTTATTGTGATATGCTTTCTCAAAGAGTGCTGCAGCGTAAGCAATAAAATCTGTCCCAAACTGGTTATTAAGGTAAGAAAATGGGGTGTGAACTTGGAGGTCCCATTTGTGCCATTGAGAGCCGCGTCCTTTGCTGCTAGCGCGAATATCTGACATCGTTTCTACCTGTATTTTTTCCTACGATCTTACTGGAACAGCCCACCTTATGATGTCCCCGACTGTCGAGTCGGCCCGAGGAACCTCCCCCCCGAGACGCTTCAAGAAACGTGCGTGACATTCTCGCATCAAACGGCTCAGATCATCGATCCACTCGGCCAGCATACCTGTAAAATGGCTTTGTCGTACTCACTGGATCCTCCTGATGTACGCTTGTCGCAGTGCCCACGACCCGATGACGTGACCCCTTCGCTCCACGGCCATTACAGCCGCCTCGTCACTACTACGGATCACTCCGCCCCTGCGCCTCGCATCGGTACTCGAGACCTCGGGATGATTGTCCCTCGGTCGGCTCCCTTGGCATCGAGAAAACAGGTTACCACGTTCTATAACCAAGCCTGGAAAACCGTCACGCCGCATATACACCGGACGCCGCGCCCAGCCAATCATCAGGCACTCGCTGGGCTCGTCCTGGGCCCTTGACACGGCCACGGTACTTATATCCTTTAGATGCCTCATCAGCGGTTCACTCTCGTTCGTCTCGGTGATCCACACCTGACAGGTCGAGCCTGCCTTTTCCCCAACGCTCACCACCACTACTCTTAACCGCAGCAGCTTGGGGTGGTTTGTGCATCCTCCTGAAAGGCGGCACCGAGGGGCCTACCCTCATCTTGGATACAGCATGCAGCCGTCACGTCCCTGCCCACGGCTGCTTCGTGGCACACGTCAAGCGGTGTTTATCAAAATGGTTATCGCCTCAAGCGATTTCAGCCGCCTTGAGATGGCACGCATCCCAGCGTACCATGCGGTCGAATGCCGGAACAGGGTGCGAGGTGCCGAAGGGGATGACTCAACAGGATACACTGGATGTCGCCGAGTCAATCGAGGCATTTCTTGCGCGCTGGCAGGGCGTGACCGGCACTGAGCAGGCCAACTCCCAACTTTTTCTCACCGAGCTCTGCCACGTCTTGGGCCTACCTACCCCGGAGCCTGCTGGGGATGATCCGCAGCTCAACGCCTATGTCTTCGAGCGCCGGCTCCATGAGCACGCCCCGGATGGTTCGACGCGTACTCGGCGGATTGATCTCTACCGACGCGGCTGTTTTGTTCTTGAGTCTAAAAAACTGCGCCAGGGTGAGCACACTGCCGGCTGGGACAAAGCACTTACTCGAGCCTTTCAGCAAGCCGAGGGCTATGCCCGAGCCTTACCAGCATGGGAGGGACGACCACCTTTCTTGTTAATAGTAGATGTGGGTCGGGTGCTCGAGTTTTATTCCGAGTTTTCCCGCAGTGGCGGTAACTATGTACCGTATCCGAATCCCAATCAGCACAGAATACGTCTAGAGGATCTTCGAGATCCGGAGATACGAGAGCGTCTTCGTCTCGTTTGGCTCGATCCAGACGCCTTAGACCTATCCAAACATGCGGCGCGTGTTACCCAGCGAATTAGTGGCGACTTGGCAAAGCTCGCCCGTTCTTTGGAGAAGGAAGGGTATGAGGTTGAAAGAGTCTCTAGGTTCCTGATGCGGGCGATGTTCACCATGTTCGCTGAGGACATTGGCCTCATACCTAATGGCCGCTATCAGGAAATGCTTAGGGAGGTGCGTCAAAGGCCTGAGGTGTTCCCGGATGCGATGCGCGCTTTGTGGGAACGTATGCGTGATGGTGGCTTTGAATCTCGCTGGTTGGTACGTATTCCGCAGTTCAACGGGAATCTTTTTGATGAGATCAATCCCATACCTCTAAATGAAGAGCAAATCGACTTACTAATCAAAGCGGCCGCCCACGATTGGACCGAGGTGGAACCGGCGATATTCGGCACATTGCTGGAGCGAGCTTTAGATCCAAAGGAGAGGCACAAGCTCGGGGCACATTACACACCTCGCTCTTATGTCGAACGCCTGGTAATGCCGACCGTCATAGAACCGTTGCGTGAAGAGTGGGCCGATGTGCAGGCGCAGGCTGCGATGCTCATCTCTCAGGGCAAAGAAAAGGACGCCCTTGCGGCTGTGGAACGCTTCTTCGGTAGGCTTCTAGAGGTCCGAGTTCTTGATCCGGCATGCGGCTCGGGCAACTTCCTTTATGTCAGCATGGAGGCCCTTAAGCGTCTTGAGGGTGAGGTCTTAGAGATGCTCTCCGAGCTTCGAGGTGGGCAAGCCTGGTTTGATGTCGAAGGTATGACAGTAGACCCTCACCAATTCCTCGGCCTCGAGATAAATCCATGGGCAGCACATATTACAGAAATGGTGCTCTGGATCGGCTATGTGCAGTGGCACTACCGCATACATGGCCGTGTGGACAACCTACCTGAACCCATTCTGCGCCGGTTTCACAACATCGAGCACCGAGATGCGCTGATCGAGTACGACGATGTGGAGCCCATGCTCGATGAACACGGTGAGCCGGTCACGATCTGGGACGGCAGCACCAGACCCTCGCCGGTTACGGGTGAGCCGATTCCCGACGAGACCTGCCGCAGAGCAGTCTACCGCTATATCAATCCCCGTCGCGCTGCATGGCCGGAGGCTGACTATATCGTCGGCAACCCGCCGTTCATTGGCGCTTCGACCATGCGCCGTGCCTTAGGAGATGGCTACGTGGATGCTGTACGTGTTGTCTACAAAGGTGAGGTGCCGGAGTCAGCGGATTTCGTCATGTACTGGTGGCACCTAGCAGCTGGAAAAGTGCGACAGGGGCAGGCTCAGAGATTCGGCTTTATCACCACTAACAGCTTGCGGCAGACTTTCAACCGGCGTGTGTTGGAACCGCACTTGAATGACGCCAAAAGGCCCCTGTCCCTGCTATTTGCCATTCCTGATCACCCTTGGGTCGATAGCAGTGATGGAGCGGCGGTAAGGATCGCCATGACCGTTGGTGCAGCTGGTGAGCAGGCCGGGGTGCTGCGGCAGGTGACGCAAGAGCAGGAAGCCGATGATGAGGCCCGGAACGTGAATCTGTCCCGCAGGGAAGGCCGCGTGTTTGCAGATCTAACCATTGGGGCGAATGTGGCGGGGGCAGTATTGTTGCACGCCAATCGCAACGTGAGCCAAAGGGGATTCGAACTGGGCAACTCAGGCTTTATTGTTACACCTGAAGAAGCCAAATCATTGCAATACGACGACCATTTACCTATCGCAGAAATCATCCGTGCATATCGAAATGGTCGAGATCTCACTCAAAGCCCACGCGGGGTCATGGTTATCGACCTGTTTGGGTGGTCTCTCGATGAAGTCCGTAAACGATACCCCGGTGTGTATCAATGGATATTGGAGCGGGTTAAACCCGAACGTGAGCACAATCGTGATCCGAGGCTCAGAGAGCGGTGGTGGTTGCATCGTCGTTTGCGTGAGGATTTGAGAATCATGCTGAGCGGCGTTAACCGCTACATCGCAACTGTCGAAACCACCAAGCACCGCGTTTTCACGTTCCTAGATGCCAACATCCTGCCGGATAACATGTTGATAAATATTGCCATTGATGACGCTTGGTGCCTTGGTATTCTTTCCTCTCGGCTGCATGTGACATGGACGCTTGCTGCAGGAGGAACCCTAGAAGATCGTCCCCGTTACAATAAAACCCGCTGCTTTGAAACCTTCCCATTCCCCGATGCGAAATCGGGGGGCAGCGCTAATATCCGCGACTTGGCAGAACGCCTAGATGGCCACCGCAAACGCCAACAGGCAGAGCATCCTGACATTACCCTGACCGGCATATACAACGTCATGGAGAAGGTTCGCGCCGGAGAGAAGCTGACCAAGAAGGAGCGCACGATACACGAGCAGGGTTTGGTCTCCGTGCTCGCAGAGCTTCACGAAGAGCTTGACCGAGCGGTATTTGCCGCCTATGGCTGGGATGATCTTGCGGACTCTCTCATTGGCCGCCCAGGTGCAACTACGCCGCGCTCGGACAAGCCCGAGGATCAGGAAAAGGCTGAGCAGGAGCTTTTGCAGCGCCTCGTGGATCTCAATGCGAAGCGGGCTGCTGAGGAGGCGCGCGGGCATGTGCGCTGGCTGCGCCCCGAGTTCCAAGCG
This Halorhodospira halochloris DNA region includes the following protein-coding sequences:
- a CDS encoding TrlF family AAA-like ATPase; translated protein: MSDIRASSKGRGSQWHKWDLQVHTPFSYLNNQFGTDFIAYAAALFEKAYHNKVSVIGVTDYFTIEGFRKLKRLQNDPTPLADICAEEYIVYGCELLLLPNVELRLDQLIEGRRINLHVIFSEEVCEDDIEDRFLNQLKFDVETGPESPTERWPLKKKMLAQYGELLQSQHETFSKEDALKIGMQQASVALSDVQSALQQSPSIFSGRYLIAVPPDEDLSRLSWHGQAHSTRKRLLQASHLLFSSNENTRRWAIGEKSPSKEQFREEFRDLKLCIPTSDSHKTEDLFQFPLGRDAWLCCELTFSGLRQCVNEPSARSYVGTTPPKLQDLASNPSRYIDQIAIRPKSSTENAGWFDVELPVNPGLVAIIGNKGSGKSALLDCAALAGNSHAEEEFSFLNRDRFCKRPQNLASKFETEVTWASGEVISIGLDEKTDHSKPRKVEYLPQSYIENICTEISDEGPVRFSRELEQVVFRHLPEDKRQKANNFRELVSESVRPFRDRAEQARSELKVVNEKIVDLEDRLSSEWIARLKYLENQRLEELREAWQGKPRLSVKSRAAINATDKQVEEHAARLRKRARDLDARLKRVRRIEKAWRQYSESAIRLSRVGENVKAHIENTIQKYCEDFYSVDLDPESFISLSIQWDKTWDKQEQANRALERVHVILGSEKGEGLLAWCARCNEELQALQRDQSAIEREFDSELANRARWKKRVWGLLNDEESGLRKLRREISVIQDGTLDQRLEDARRERARITQRIAEAIENERKELEELYQPVAQRLWQEELSVDEVPLNFAASIIDVGLVDGFLSYINQGRRGTFSGSEEGRQKASGLVEECFDNTAGTLTKVAEALEQALRADLREDEGHQPTRNPDDQIKGSASRHELYNFLYGLEKFAAIYEIRWGEKRIERLSPGERGVLLLVFHLVLSPEGTPLLIDQPEGNLDNETIYNTLVSAIKSAAEHRQVIIVTHNPNLAIVCDANQIIVAEIVTDQNNTVVYKSGSIESVSIAASSVDILEGTWPAFDVRGSKYGLHR
- a CDS encoding class I SAM-dependent DNA methyltransferase, which produces MTQQDTLDVAESIEAFLARWQGVTGTEQANSQLFLTELCHVLGLPTPEPAGDDPQLNAYVFERRLHEHAPDGSTRTRRIDLYRRGCFVLESKKLRQGEHTAGWDKALTRAFQQAEGYARALPAWEGRPPFLLIVDVGRVLEFYSEFSRSGGNYVPYPNPNQHRIRLEDLRDPEIRERLRLVWLDPDALDLSKHAARVTQRISGDLAKLARSLEKEGYEVERVSRFLMRAMFTMFAEDIGLIPNGRYQEMLREVRQRPEVFPDAMRALWERMRDGGFESRWLVRIPQFNGNLFDEINPIPLNEEQIDLLIKAAAHDWTEVEPAIFGTLLERALDPKERHKLGAHYTPRSYVERLVMPTVIEPLREEWADVQAQAAMLISQGKEKDALAAVERFFGRLLEVRVLDPACGSGNFLYVSMEALKRLEGEVLEMLSELRGGQAWFDVEGMTVDPHQFLGLEINPWAAHITEMVLWIGYVQWHYRIHGRVDNLPEPILRRFHNIEHRDALIEYDDVEPMLDEHGEPVTIWDGSTRPSPVTGEPIPDETCRRAVYRYINPRRAAWPEADYIVGNPPFIGASTMRRALGDGYVDAVRVVYKGEVPESADFVMYWWHLAAGKVRQGQAQRFGFITTNSLRQTFNRRVLEPHLNDAKRPLSLLFAIPDHPWVDSSDGAAVRIAMTVGAAGEQAGVLRQVTQEQEADDEARNVNLSRREGRVFADLTIGANVAGAVLLHANRNVSQRGFELGNSGFIVTPEEAKSLQYDDHLPIAEIIRAYRNGRDLTQSPRGVMVIDLFGWSLDEVRKRYPGVYQWILERVKPEREHNRDPRLRERWWLHRRLREDLRIMLSGVNRYIATVETTKHRVFTFLDANILPDNMLINIAIDDAWCLGILSSRLHVTWTLAAGGTLEDRPRYNKTRCFETFPFPDAKSGGSANIRDLAERLDGHRKRQQAEHPDITLTGIYNVMEKVRAGEKLTKKERTIHEQGLVSVLAELHEELDRAVFAAYGWDDLADSLIGRPGATTPRSDKPEDQEKAEQELLQRLVDLNAKRAAEEARGHVRWLRPEFQAPDEAHKETSEVDHKPGQAEVVAEPVAETSGKKHSFPKDTGRRIRAVRNALAEGPQTTESIAARYSHRPRKAVRAALEALEAIGMASHEGELWWET